A stretch of the uncultured Trichococcus sp. genome encodes the following:
- the nrdI gene encoding class Ib ribonucleoside-diphosphate reductase assembly flavoprotein NrdI codes for MKVVFMSLTGQTRKFVNKLGLETMELTAGNAFRKIEEPFIIVTPTYDKEVTDILVDFIETDRNRSYFKGVAGGGNLNFGKLFGFTAKDLAHDYGVPLLHLFEFQGNEKDIQILKEKVTELG; via the coding sequence ATGAAGGTAGTGTTTATGTCGTTGACCGGTCAAACACGGAAGTTCGTGAACAAACTGGGCCTTGAAACAATGGAACTGACGGCCGGTAATGCGTTCCGGAAAATTGAGGAACCGTTCATCATCGTTACCCCGACCTATGATAAAGAGGTGACGGACATTCTGGTCGATTTCATCGAGACCGATCGGAACCGCTCGTACTTCAAAGGTGTGGCAGGTGGCGGAAACCTGAATTTCGGCAAGCTTTTCGGATTTACCGCGAAAGACTTGGCACACGATTATGGTGTCCCGCTGCTGCACTTGTTTGAGTTTCAGGGAAATGAGAAAGACATTCAGATTTTGAAAGAGAAGGTGACGGAACTTGGATAG
- a CDS encoding ABC transporter ATP-binding protein, which yields MAYIEFRNIRKSYDGENLVLKDLNLQVNEGDLVTLLGPSGCGKSTLLRSLAGFESIDGGSIHINGQDVTDLPPGKRNIGMVFQQYSLFPNMNVAENIAFGLKMQKMNPGLIKEKVARIIELVGLSGKENHFPAQLSGGQKQRVALARAIVTEPKVLLLDEPLSAIDALLRKNLQKQIRRIQKALHITTIFVTHDQDEAMLMSDVIHVMAAGKIEQSGAPTEIYTHPKTHFVASFIGNYNLLSGSEFEKLTQLKTQATQVAIRPEAIEYFKDPQLETDEHLYFKGKVVDETISGNILSYVIETDQGVALRADHLYRTFNLLDKGERVFLKVEKRNVLEF from the coding sequence ATGGCTTATATAGAATTCAGAAACATTCGAAAATCATATGACGGTGAAAATTTAGTGTTGAAAGATCTCAATCTGCAGGTGAATGAAGGCGATTTGGTCACGTTATTGGGCCCATCCGGTTGCGGAAAATCAACTTTACTGCGTTCGCTTGCCGGTTTTGAAAGTATTGATGGGGGAAGCATCCACATCAACGGTCAGGATGTGACGGATTTGCCGCCGGGAAAACGGAATATCGGGATGGTTTTTCAACAATACTCGCTATTCCCCAACATGAATGTAGCGGAGAACATCGCATTCGGTTTGAAGATGCAGAAAATGAACCCGGGTCTTATCAAAGAAAAAGTCGCCCGCATCATCGAGCTCGTTGGCCTGTCCGGCAAAGAGAACCATTTTCCGGCCCAATTGTCCGGCGGCCAGAAGCAACGGGTAGCCTTGGCACGCGCCATCGTAACCGAGCCAAAAGTATTGTTGTTGGACGAACCCTTGTCTGCTATTGATGCGTTGCTGCGGAAGAATCTCCAAAAGCAGATCCGTCGCATCCAGAAGGCTTTGCATATCACGACGATTTTTGTCACGCATGATCAGGATGAAGCGATGCTGATGTCGGATGTCATTCATGTCATGGCTGCAGGAAAAATCGAGCAGTCGGGGGCACCGACCGAAATATACACGCATCCCAAAACGCATTTCGTAGCTTCGTTCATCGGCAACTACAATTTGCTGAGCGGTTCGGAGTTTGAAAAGTTGACCCAGCTAAAAACGCAGGCTACCCAAGTGGCTATCCGTCCGGAGGCTATCGAGTATTTCAAGGATCCGCAGCTTGAGACAGATGAACATCTGTACTTCAAAGGAAAAGTGGTCGATGAAACGATCAGCGGGAATATATTGTCATACGTAATCGAAACCGATCAAGGTGTTGCACTGCGGGCGGATCACCTGTACCGTACCTTCAATCTGCTCGATAAAGGCGAACGCGTCTTTTTGAAAGTGGAAAAAAGAAATGTTCTGGAGTTTTGA
- a CDS encoding ABC transporter permease subunit yields MKKRSTLFSSFIIVTLSVILLLPLFVTLLNSLFRDLSNIIPEGFTIEFYSGIFAGSGGMAGAIGRSLLIAIIPTLVLLLLLLLAMYVVQIHYPKGDKYLDLLSKIPYGIQGVILAVSIISLYASSETFLSNRIFLLSCAYGIVILPYMYQGIKNALTTLEVMPILEAAETLGASKLYAYFRIIVPSVMKGLIATILLSIGILFSDFVLVNIIAGSYYETTSIFLDKTRSVSGHAASAISVVIFCIMLILTNLAGYLGSKEKK; encoded by the coding sequence ATGAAGAAACGAAGCACTCTCTTTTCTTCATTCATCATCGTCACCCTTTCCGTGATTTTGCTGCTGCCGCTGTTTGTGACGCTGCTGAATTCGTTGTTCAGGGATTTGAGCAACATCATCCCGGAAGGGTTCACTATTGAATTCTATAGCGGCATTTTTGCGGGTTCAGGCGGGATGGCGGGCGCAATAGGCAGGTCTTTGCTGATTGCGATCATACCGACGCTGGTTCTGTTACTGCTCCTTTTGTTGGCGATGTATGTCGTGCAGATTCATTATCCCAAAGGCGACAAATATTTGGACCTGTTGTCAAAAATCCCCTACGGTATCCAAGGCGTCATCCTAGCGGTCTCGATCATTTCGCTCTATGCCTCTTCCGAAACCTTTCTTTCGAACCGCATTTTTCTGTTGAGCTGTGCTTACGGAATCGTCATCCTGCCCTACATGTACCAAGGCATCAAAAATGCTTTGACCACGCTGGAAGTCATGCCGATTCTGGAGGCCGCGGAAACCTTGGGCGCCAGTAAACTTTATGCCTATTTCCGGATCATCGTACCCAGCGTGATGAAGGGACTGATTGCGACGATTCTGCTCTCGATAGGCATTTTGTTCAGCGATTTCGTATTGGTGAACATCATTGCTGGCAGCTACTATGAAACAACCAGCATTTTCCTGGATAAAACCAGAAGCGTGTCCGGTCATGCAGCCAGCGCGATTTCCGTGGTCATTTTCTGCATCATGCTGATTTTGACGAACCTGGCGGGTTATCTGGGATCAAAAGAGAAAAAATAA
- the nrdE gene encoding class 1b ribonucleoside-diphosphate reductase subunit alpha, whose amino-acid sequence MDSPKLVTKTDDVTYYKLNNEINRPIENAIPLHKDKEAVRAYFLEHVNPNTVFFYTLDEKLNYLIEQDYIEKEFLEKYPLDFIKKLMQDTYNKKFRFKSFMAAYKFYTQYALKTNDGKRYLERYEDRIVFNALFLADGDQQLAVDLAEEMIHQRYQPATPTFLNAGRKRRGELVSCFLIQTTDDMNSIGRTINSALQLSRIGGGVGVNLSNVRAAGDPIKKIENASSGVVPIMKLLEDSFSYSNQLGQRNGAGAVYLSVFHPDIVAFLSTKKENADEKIRVKTLSLGLVIPDKFYELAAKDDQMYLFSPYDVERIYGKPFSYVDITAEYENLVNNPEISKSKIRARDLENEISKLQQESGYPYIINIDTANRTNPVDGTIVMSNLCSEILQVQQPSLLNDKQEYEVLGTDISCNLGSTNIPNLMKSPDFGKSVETMVRALTYVTDHSSIDAVPTVKNGNDQAHTIGLGGMGLHTMFAINQMHYGSPESIEFTDIYFMLLNYYTLAASNKIAKERGQSFVNFEKSKYYTGEYFDAYTDSDIVFQSEKVKQIFEGIKVPTKEDWLQLKQAIHESGLYHQNRLAIAPTGSISYVNETSASLHPITRLIEERQEKKTGKTYYPAPQLSNETMPYYRSAYDIDMRRVIDIYVAAQKHIDQGMSLTLFMRSELPEGMYEWKEGRTNKMTTRDLNILRNYAWKKGAKSIYYVRTFTENNDEIGANACESCTI is encoded by the coding sequence TTGGATAGTCCAAAATTAGTAACCAAAACAGATGATGTAACCTATTATAAATTGAACAATGAAATCAATCGTCCGATTGAGAACGCCATCCCGTTACACAAGGATAAGGAAGCCGTGCGGGCGTATTTCCTGGAGCATGTGAATCCGAACACGGTTTTCTTCTATACTTTGGATGAAAAACTGAATTATTTGATCGAACAGGACTACATCGAAAAAGAATTCCTGGAGAAATACCCGCTGGATTTCATCAAAAAGCTGATGCAGGATACGTACAACAAGAAATTCCGTTTCAAATCGTTCATGGCTGCCTACAAGTTCTATACCCAGTATGCGCTGAAGACGAACGACGGCAAGCGTTATTTGGAACGTTATGAGGACAGGATCGTCTTCAATGCCCTCTTTTTGGCTGACGGGGACCAACAGTTGGCTGTCGATTTGGCGGAAGAGATGATCCATCAGCGCTACCAACCAGCGACGCCGACCTTTTTGAATGCTGGCAGAAAACGCCGCGGCGAATTGGTGTCGTGCTTCCTGATCCAAACAACGGATGACATGAACAGCATCGGCCGCACCATCAACAGCGCCCTGCAGTTGTCCCGCATCGGTGGTGGCGTTGGCGTGAACTTGTCGAACGTCCGGGCGGCGGGCGATCCGATCAAGAAAATCGAGAATGCATCGAGCGGTGTCGTGCCGATCATGAAGCTTCTCGAGGACAGTTTCAGCTATTCCAACCAGTTGGGCCAGCGCAACGGTGCTGGTGCGGTGTATTTGAGCGTATTCCACCCGGATATCGTGGCCTTCCTTTCCACTAAAAAAGAGAATGCCGATGAAAAAATCCGCGTGAAGACTTTGTCGTTGGGTCTGGTCATTCCGGACAAATTCTATGAATTGGCGGCGAAGGACGATCAGATGTACCTATTCAGCCCGTATGATGTGGAGCGGATCTACGGCAAACCATTCTCCTATGTCGATATCACCGCTGAATACGAGAATCTGGTCAACAATCCGGAAATATCGAAATCGAAGATCCGTGCCCGCGATCTCGAAAACGAAATCAGCAAACTCCAGCAGGAATCCGGCTACCCTTACATTATCAACATCGATACGGCCAACCGCACCAATCCGGTTGATGGAACGATCGTCATGAGCAACCTGTGCTCGGAAATTCTGCAGGTGCAGCAACCATCTTTGCTGAATGACAAGCAGGAATATGAAGTGCTCGGAACGGACATCAGCTGCAACTTGGGTTCAACGAACATCCCGAACCTGATGAAATCGCCTGATTTCGGAAAATCGGTCGAAACGATGGTCCGCGCCTTGACATACGTAACCGATCATTCGAGCATCGATGCGGTCCCGACAGTCAAAAACGGGAATGACCAAGCGCACACAATCGGCTTGGGCGGCATGGGCCTGCACACAATGTTCGCGATCAATCAGATGCATTACGGTTCGCCGGAATCCATCGAATTCACGGACATCTACTTTATGCTTTTGAACTATTATACTTTGGCAGCCAGCAACAAAATCGCCAAGGAACGCGGACAATCATTCGTCAATTTCGAGAAGTCCAAGTATTATACGGGCGAATATTTCGATGCCTATACCGATTCCGATATCGTTTTCCAATCCGAAAAAGTGAAACAAATCTTTGAAGGGATCAAGGTTCCGACGAAAGAAGACTGGTTGCAGCTGAAGCAAGCGATCCATGAATCCGGCTTGTATCACCAAAACCGTTTGGCGATCGCGCCGACCGGATCGATCAGTTACGTAAACGAAACGAGCGCAAGTCTGCATCCGATCACGCGCCTGATCGAAGAACGCCAAGAGAAGAAAACCGGCAAGACTTATTATCCGGCTCCGCAGCTCTCCAACGAAACGATGCCTTATTATCGTTCGGCCTATGACATCGATATGCGCCGTGTCATCGATATTTATGTCGCTGCCCAAAAGCACATCGACCAAGGCATGAGCCTGACGTTGTTCATGCGCTCCGAATTGCCGGAAGGCATGTACGAATGGAAAGAAGGGCGCACCAATAAAATGACGACACGCGATCTCAACATCCTGCGCAATTACGCATGGAAAAAAGGCGCAAAATCCATTTACTACGTGCGTACATTTACAGAGAACAACGACGAAATCGGAGCGAACGCTTGCGAATCATGCACCATCTGA
- a CDS encoding ABC transporter permease subunit: MMLQNEKKSYLLLLLPFALLILLFELLPLANIFINSFMDPGTGGITLANFTTLFTSEYYLLSIRNSLFVSLLSAFIGIALALLGAYAIHTVGDRMKKFYITTLNMTSNFQGIVLAFAFILLLGNSGILTTLGERWNLFGLNSYDLYTTSGILITFIYFQIPLATLLLYPSFDGIKTEYKEAASLMKATAWQFWSKIGLPLVLPSIFGTFSVLFSNALAAYATPYALLGNNYALLPIRISSMFTGDVVQQVELGSALSIVMLVLMSTMTVLSNSLLKKFRRGV, from the coding sequence ATGATGCTGCAGAATGAGAAAAAGAGCTATCTTCTGTTGCTGCTGCCGTTCGCGCTGCTGATTCTCCTGTTCGAATTGCTGCCGTTAGCCAATATCTTCATCAACAGTTTCATGGATCCCGGAACAGGCGGGATTACGCTCGCCAATTTCACGACCTTATTTACGAGCGAATACTACTTGCTGTCGATCAGGAACAGCCTGTTCGTTTCCTTGCTTTCCGCATTCATCGGGATCGCGCTGGCGCTCTTGGGTGCCTATGCCATCCATACAGTTGGCGACAGGATGAAAAAGTTCTACATCACGACTTTGAATATGACCTCAAACTTCCAGGGCATCGTATTGGCGTTTGCCTTCATCCTGTTGTTGGGGAATTCAGGGATCCTGACAACATTGGGCGAAAGATGGAACCTGTTTGGTTTGAACAGCTACGATCTGTACACAACCTCAGGCATCCTCATCACCTTCATTTATTTCCAGATTCCTTTGGCGACCTTGTTGCTGTATCCTTCATTTGACGGCATCAAAACCGAATACAAGGAAGCGGCAAGCCTGATGAAAGCTACAGCGTGGCAATTTTGGTCAAAAATCGGTCTTCCGTTGGTGCTCCCCAGCATTTTCGGAACCTTCTCCGTCCTCTTCTCCAATGCGTTGGCAGCCTATGCGACACCCTACGCCCTGCTGGGGAACAATTATGCCTTATTGCCGATCCGGATTTCCTCCATGTTCACGGGTGATGTCGTCCAACAGGTGGAGTTGGGAAGTGCCTTGTCGATCGTGATGCTCGTACTGATGAGCACGATGACGGTTTTAAGCAACAGCCTATTGAAGAAATTCAGAAGGGGTGTGTAA
- a CDS encoding chromate transporter — protein sequence MTYPKEIYKEICFVFARLGLFAFGGPAAHIAMMEDELVTKREWLKKTEFMDLLGFTNLIPGPNSTELAIALGYKRGGKIGLFLAGICFIFPAMTIVLLLAMFYKQYGEVPLIEAIFSGIKPVILAVIIQALFRLGQTTIKDTKSLLLFLAAYLLSLMGIGEITILILTGLAMLLIQQLSKWRSRHLAVEPMSLTLLFLTFLKIGSVLYGSGYVLLAFLQAEFIERYTALTSTQLLDAVAIGQFTPGPVFTTATFFGYLIQGVPGAILATVGIFLPSFLLILLLHPLFNRLRSSKIFAVILDGITVASLALMASVSWQLGMATFVSWVSVIIFAASFIGLTRFKMNSSYLIIMGGFIGWFVTFF from the coding sequence ATGACCTATCCCAAAGAAATCTACAAGGAAATCTGCTTTGTTTTTGCCCGACTGGGTCTTTTCGCTTTTGGAGGGCCCGCCGCACATATCGCCATGATGGAGGACGAATTGGTGACGAAACGGGAATGGCTTAAAAAGACGGAATTCATGGATCTGCTCGGATTCACGAATCTGATTCCCGGTCCGAACTCTACGGAACTGGCTATTGCGTTGGGCTACAAGCGCGGTGGGAAAATCGGATTGTTTTTGGCGGGAATTTGCTTCATCTTTCCGGCCATGACAATCGTGTTGCTGCTGGCCATGTTCTATAAACAGTACGGCGAAGTACCGCTCATCGAAGCGATTTTCAGCGGCATCAAACCGGTCATCCTAGCTGTCATCATCCAGGCTCTTTTTCGGCTGGGGCAGACGACCATCAAGGATACCAAATCGCTGCTTTTGTTCTTGGCGGCTTATCTGCTGTCGCTGATGGGCATAGGCGAAATCACAATCCTGATCCTGACCGGATTGGCGATGCTGCTGATTCAGCAATTGTCCAAATGGCGGTCGCGACATCTGGCGGTCGAGCCGATGTCGCTGACGTTGTTGTTCCTGACCTTTTTGAAGATCGGGTCGGTCCTGTACGGGAGCGGCTACGTGTTGTTGGCTTTTCTACAAGCGGAATTCATCGAGCGTTACACCGCTTTGACAAGCACCCAGTTGCTGGATGCCGTTGCGATCGGCCAGTTCACCCCCGGCCCGGTCTTCACGACGGCGACTTTCTTTGGCTATCTGATCCAAGGCGTACCGGGTGCCATCTTGGCGACGGTCGGCATCTTTTTGCCTTCCTTCCTGCTGATTCTTTTGTTGCATCCGCTGTTCAATCGACTACGATCATCCAAAATCTTTGCTGTTATTTTGGACGGAATTACGGTTGCTTCGCTGGCATTGATGGCATCCGTTTCCTGGCAATTGGGAATGGCCACCTTCGTCTCTTGGGTCAGCGTCATCATTTTTGCCGCCAGTTTCATCGGCCTCACCAGATTCAAGATGAATTCTTCCTATCTGATCATCATGGGTGGATTCATTGGTTGGTTTGTTACGTTTTTTTGA
- a CDS encoding alkaline phosphatase family protein, translating to MDKVIFVVLDGLNAKTAHNHMGFLEHLVEKGIMAAYTVKSEMPAQSRPLYEVLQTGVPAAENGITSNRTIRRSKERSVFEIAKEHGLKTGAASYYWVSELYNRAPFQMMEDRIQLDTDSLIEQGIFYHEDHYPDNHLIADGDYLIRKKATDYTLIHSMNIDDAGHKYGADSKEYVQATVHVDAELSQYIWRWMSEGYQIVVTSDHGMNDYHTHNGISNEDRLVPLYLFSDKVIIKDFRKEGAVVP from the coding sequence GTGGATAAAGTAATTTTTGTAGTGTTGGACGGATTGAATGCCAAGACAGCCCATAACCATATGGGCTTCTTGGAACATCTGGTCGAAAAAGGAATCATGGCGGCTTATACCGTCAAATCGGAGATGCCTGCTCAGTCAAGGCCCTTGTATGAAGTTCTGCAGACTGGTGTGCCGGCTGCCGAAAACGGCATCACCTCTAACCGTACTATCCGCCGTTCCAAAGAACGGAGCGTTTTTGAAATCGCCAAGGAACACGGACTCAAAACCGGTGCGGCCAGTTACTACTGGGTGAGCGAACTGTATAACCGGGCACCATTTCAAATGATGGAGGACAGGATTCAGTTGGATACGGACTCCCTCATCGAACAAGGCATTTTCTATCACGAAGATCATTACCCGGACAATCATCTGATTGCGGATGGCGATTATCTGATCCGGAAGAAGGCGACTGATTACACGCTGATCCATTCGATGAACATCGATGATGCCGGCCATAAATACGGCGCCGACAGCAAGGAATACGTGCAGGCGACCGTCCACGTGGATGCCGAACTTTCCCAGTACATCTGGAGATGGATGAGCGAAGGCTATCAGATTGTGGTCACTTCCGATCACGGCATGAATGACTATCATACGCATAACGGCATCTCGAATGAAGATCGGTTGGTTCCGCTTTATTTGTTTTCGGACAAGGTGATCATCAAAGACTTCCGTAAAGAAGGGGCAGTCGTCCCGTAA
- the nrdF gene encoding class 1b ribonucleoside-diphosphate reductase subunit beta produces MANKPYIAINWNSIEDMLDKLTWEKLTEQFWLDTRIPLSNDLDDWRTLSKAEQDMLGKVFGGLTLLDTLQSQDGIAAMKEDMRTQHEEAVLNNIQFMESVHAKSYSSIFSTLNTKAEIEDIFNWTNSNEFIQRKASLINDIYKSGNQLEKKAASVLLESFLFYSGFYAPLWYLGNNKLPNVAEIIKLILRDESVHGTYIGYKFQIAYNQLSEAEQEEVKNWVYMLTYELYNNEVKYTQYIYDELGWTERVKVFIRYNANKALQNLGFDPLFPDTADDVNPIVMNGISTGTSNHDFFSQVGNGYLLGAVEAMEDEDYVKWID; encoded by the coding sequence ATGGCAAACAAGCCTTATATAGCAATCAACTGGAACAGCATCGAGGACATGCTGGACAAGCTGACATGGGAAAAACTGACGGAGCAATTTTGGCTGGATACGCGGATTCCGTTGTCCAATGACTTGGACGACTGGCGCACGCTCAGCAAAGCCGAGCAGGATATGTTGGGGAAAGTGTTCGGCGGATTGACGCTTTTGGACACGCTGCAATCGCAGGACGGCATCGCCGCCATGAAGGAAGATATGCGGACGCAACACGAGGAAGCGGTCCTGAACAACATCCAATTCATGGAATCGGTGCACGCGAAAAGCTACTCCTCGATCTTCAGCACGTTGAACACAAAAGCTGAAATCGAGGACATCTTCAACTGGACCAACAGCAACGAGTTCATCCAACGCAAGGCCAGTCTGATCAACGACATCTACAAGTCCGGGAATCAGCTGGAAAAGAAAGCCGCCAGCGTGCTACTGGAGTCTTTTCTGTTCTATTCGGGATTCTACGCACCGCTTTGGTATCTCGGCAACAACAAATTGCCGAACGTGGCGGAGATCATCAAACTGATCCTGCGCGATGAATCGGTCCACGGAACCTACATCGGCTACAAATTCCAGATCGCATACAACCAACTGTCCGAAGCGGAGCAGGAAGAAGTAAAGAACTGGGTCTATATGCTGACGTACGAACTGTACAATAATGAAGTGAAATACACCCAATACATCTACGACGAACTGGGCTGGACGGAGCGCGTCAAAGTGTTCATCCGCTACAACGCGAACAAAGCCTTGCAGAATCTGGGCTTCGATCCGTTGTTCCCGGACACGGCCGACGATGTGAATCCTATCGTCATGAACGGCATCTCGACCGGAACCAGCAACCACGACTTCTTCTCGCAAGTCGGCAACGGCTACCTTTTGGGGGCCGTCGAGGCGATGGAAGACGAAGATTACGTCAAATGGATTGATTAA
- a CDS encoding alpha/beta hydrolase, whose amino-acid sequence MKTRKGKLYYQVGGSGEALLLLHGNGESSDIFAQQFPFFTQYFTVYALDTRGHGRSDLVVERLTFKQIAKDILALLDKERIRRVHVIGFSDGGNLGLYLAAHHPERIASLIAMGANYEADGLTEACYEETLERYEELLALPDSDPEKIRRRCIHNLMLEELDLSAEDLSRIKAPTLLLAGEFDLIRDDQTEAMHRLIPGSRKYIVPGGGHDFFVDDPKVLEQLAKKFYSSL is encoded by the coding sequence TTGAAGACCAGAAAAGGAAAACTCTACTATCAGGTAGGGGGTTCCGGTGAGGCGTTGCTGCTGTTGCACGGAAACGGAGAGAGCTCGGACATCTTCGCCCAGCAATTTCCTTTTTTTACGCAATACTTCACGGTTTATGCGCTCGACACACGCGGCCACGGCAGATCGGATCTGGTAGTGGAGCGGTTGACATTCAAACAGATCGCAAAGGATATCCTGGCGCTGCTCGACAAGGAACGGATTCGAAGGGTCCATGTGATCGGGTTCAGTGATGGCGGCAATTTGGGCTTGTATTTAGCGGCCCATCATCCGGAACGGATTGCTTCTTTGATCGCGATGGGGGCTAATTATGAAGCGGATGGCCTGACTGAAGCTTGCTATGAGGAAACCTTGGAACGATACGAAGAGTTGTTGGCGTTGCCGGATTCCGATCCGGAAAAGATTCGTCGTCGCTGCATCCATAACCTTATGCTTGAGGAATTGGACCTTTCTGCCGAAGATCTGAGCCGTATCAAAGCGCCGACCTTGTTGCTGGCGGGCGAATTCGATCTGATCCGTGACGACCAAACGGAAGCGATGCATCGCCTGATTCCCGGATCGCGGAAATACATCGTGCCCGGTGGTGGTCATGATTTTTTCGTGGATGATCCGAAAGTGTTGGAACAACTTGCAAAAAAATTCTATTCAAGTTTGTGA
- a CDS encoding ABC transporter substrate-binding protein gives MRLSNKRLFAGLALSSMLVLSACGTGAATTAEAEVDLNALTLSEIETQAKEEGHVESVGMPDTWANWGETWEELETNYNLTHADTDMSSAEELALFKAEQKNPTKDIGDVGQSFGPVAEADGLTLAYKTSYWDDIPEWAKDDDGDWIVGYYGTLAFITNSEKVMDAPTSFADILEGDYKVTIGDVNAATQAQNAVLAAAIANSGDETNLDPGIAFFAQLAEQGRLDLGDTSLARLESGEIEVGLFWDFNALNYANQVVETNPNASFEVMIPLDGTVQSGYATVINSTSPNPHAAALAREYILSDEGQINLAKGYARPIRDNVELPQEVQDILLPEEQYVKAQPVSDFEAWEEAAAGLGQRWQEEVLTKVK, from the coding sequence ATGAGATTGTCCAACAAAAGATTGTTTGCCGGTTTGGCATTGAGCAGTATGCTTGTTTTGAGCGCATGCGGAACAGGGGCAGCGACAACCGCTGAAGCGGAAGTCGATCTGAACGCATTGACATTGAGTGAAATTGAAACACAAGCCAAAGAAGAGGGCCATGTGGAATCGGTAGGAATGCCGGATACATGGGCCAACTGGGGCGAGACTTGGGAAGAACTCGAAACGAATTACAACTTGACGCATGCGGACACGGATATGAGTTCAGCGGAAGAATTGGCTTTGTTCAAGGCGGAACAGAAAAATCCGACGAAGGATATCGGCGATGTCGGGCAATCATTCGGACCTGTTGCCGAAGCGGACGGACTGACGCTGGCCTACAAAACATCTTACTGGGATGATATCCCGGAGTGGGCGAAGGATGATGATGGCGATTGGATCGTCGGTTATTACGGAACATTGGCGTTCATCACCAATTCCGAAAAAGTAATGGATGCCCCGACCAGCTTCGCGGATATTTTGGAAGGCGATTATAAAGTCACGATCGGTGACGTAAATGCCGCCACCCAAGCACAAAACGCAGTACTGGCTGCAGCCATCGCAAATAGCGGAGACGAAACCAACCTGGATCCGGGCATTGCCTTCTTCGCGCAACTGGCTGAACAAGGCAGGTTGGACTTGGGCGACACTTCATTGGCCCGCTTGGAATCAGGCGAAATCGAAGTCGGCTTGTTCTGGGACTTCAACGCATTGAATTATGCGAACCAGGTTGTCGAAACGAATCCGAATGCCAGTTTTGAAGTGATGATTCCGTTGGACGGAACGGTCCAAAGCGGATACGCAACAGTCATCAATTCGACGTCTCCCAATCCGCATGCGGCAGCATTAGCCCGCGAATATATCCTTTCTGATGAAGGTCAGATCAATTTGGCGAAAGGCTATGCTCGTCCAATCCGTGATAATGTTGAATTGCCGCAAGAGGTGCAGGATATCTTGCTTCCGGAAGAGCAATACGTGAAGGCGCAACCGGTCTCTGATTTCGAAGCATGGGAAGAGGCTGCAGCCGGCCTGGGCCAAAGATGGCAAGAAGAAGTACTGACAAAAGTAAAATAA
- a CDS encoding uracil-DNA glycosylase, with protein MKAIIHNEWQEKLEKEFEAPYYQQLRAFLKEEYLNETVYPGMKHIWEAFELTPYNKVKVVILGQDPYHGPNQAHGLSFSVQKGVKLPPSLVNIYKELQDDLGIEPAKHGDLTAWAKQGVFLLNTVLTVRGGEANSHRGKGWELLTDAVIRALNEREEPVVFILWGNASIAKKVFIDTTKHVVITSPHPSPLSSYRGFFGSKPFSKTNEALKSFGVEPIDWRLPE; from the coding sequence ATGAAAGCAATTATCCATAACGAGTGGCAAGAAAAGCTGGAAAAGGAGTTCGAAGCGCCGTATTACCAACAGCTTCGTGCCTTCCTGAAGGAAGAATATTTGAACGAGACGGTCTATCCCGGGATGAAGCATATCTGGGAAGCCTTCGAATTGACGCCGTACAACAAGGTGAAAGTGGTCATACTCGGGCAGGATCCTTACCACGGCCCGAATCAAGCGCACGGGTTGAGCTTTTCGGTTCAGAAAGGGGTCAAACTGCCGCCTTCCTTGGTCAACATCTACAAGGAACTGCAGGATGACTTGGGAATTGAGCCGGCGAAACATGGAGATTTGACAGCCTGGGCGAAGCAAGGCGTCTTTCTGCTGAACACAGTCTTGACGGTGCGCGGTGGGGAAGCCAATTCCCATCGCGGAAAAGGCTGGGAGTTGCTGACCGATGCCGTCATCCGAGCGCTGAACGAGCGGGAAGAACCGGTCGTCTTCATCCTCTGGGGCAACGCATCGATAGCCAAAAAAGTGTTCATCGACACAACCAAGCATGTCGTGATCACTTCGCCGCACCCAAGTCCGTTGTCTTCCTATAGGGGGTTCTTCGGATCGAAGCCTTTTTCCAAAACAAATGAAGCGCTCAAATCTTTCGGCGTCGAGCCGATCGACTGGCGGTTGCCGGAATAA